Proteins co-encoded in one Kribbella solani genomic window:
- a CDS encoding aminotransferase class I/II-fold pyridoxal phosphate-dependent enzyme, with translation MSVEELTAQAERARQDYEALVAKGLKLDLTRGKPSPKQLDAANGVLELAGDPVAADGTDLRNYGGLQGLREVREIFAADLQVPVDQLLAAGNSSLELMHDAIVFALLGKVPGAEQRWADVEGLAFLCPVPGYDRHFGICERYGIKMIPVPMTPEGPDMDVVERLVAEDAKIKGIWCVPKYSNPDGTVYSDETVRRLTAMNTAAPDFRIFWDNAYAVHHLTDSPVALADVLALCAGNGHPDRAFVFGSSSKITFAGSGVAFFGSSPANIEWWLSHTVKRSIGPDKINQLRHVQFLRDAEGLRTHMRTLAGLIRPKFDVVDKVLTTELGGTGLASWTAPAGGYFISLQVPAGCAREVVAKAKAAGIAITPAGATHPYGDDPTDQVIRIAPTYPELPEVEAAITGLATCVRLVATEKLLADAAR, from the coding sequence GTGAGTGTCGAAGAGCTGACTGCCCAGGCCGAGCGTGCGCGCCAGGACTACGAGGCGCTGGTGGCGAAGGGCCTGAAGCTCGATCTGACCCGGGGGAAGCCGTCGCCGAAACAGCTCGACGCTGCCAACGGTGTACTCGAACTGGCCGGTGACCCGGTCGCCGCGGATGGCACCGACCTGCGCAACTACGGCGGGCTGCAGGGCCTGCGGGAGGTCCGCGAGATCTTCGCCGCGGACCTGCAGGTGCCGGTCGATCAGCTCCTGGCGGCGGGCAACTCCAGCCTCGAGTTGATGCACGACGCGATCGTGTTCGCGCTGCTCGGGAAGGTGCCGGGCGCGGAGCAGCGCTGGGCCGACGTCGAAGGGCTCGCGTTCCTCTGCCCGGTGCCCGGCTACGACCGGCACTTCGGCATCTGCGAGCGCTACGGCATCAAGATGATCCCGGTCCCGATGACGCCCGAAGGCCCGGACATGGACGTGGTCGAGCGGCTGGTCGCCGAGGACGCCAAGATCAAGGGCATCTGGTGCGTGCCGAAGTACAGCAACCCCGACGGCACGGTGTACTCGGACGAGACCGTCCGGCGGCTGACCGCGATGAACACCGCCGCGCCGGACTTCCGGATCTTCTGGGACAACGCGTACGCCGTACACCACCTGACCGACTCGCCGGTCGCGCTCGCGGACGTACTCGCGCTGTGCGCCGGGAACGGGCACCCGGACCGCGCGTTCGTGTTCGGCTCCAGCTCGAAGATCACCTTCGCCGGATCGGGCGTCGCGTTCTTCGGCTCGTCGCCCGCGAACATCGAGTGGTGGCTGAGCCACACCGTCAAGCGCAGCATCGGCCCGGACAAGATCAACCAGCTGCGGCACGTGCAGTTCCTCCGCGACGCGGAGGGGCTGCGTACGCACATGCGCACGCTGGCGGGACTGATCCGGCCGAAGTTCGACGTCGTCGACAAGGTACTCACCACCGAGCTGGGTGGCACCGGGCTGGCTTCGTGGACCGCGCCGGCCGGTGGGTACTTCATCAGCCTGCAGGTGCCGGCGGGCTGCGCCCGCGAGGTGGTCGCGAAGGCGAAGGCGGCCGGGATCGCGATCACGCCGGCCGGCGCGACGCACCCGTACGGCGACGACCCGACCGACCAGGTGATCCGGATCGCGCCGACGTACCCGGAGCTGCCCGAGGTCGAGGCGGCGATCACCGGCCTGGCCACCTGCGTCCGGCTGGTCGCCACCGAGAAGCTGCTGGCGGACGCGGCCCGCTAG
- a CDS encoding extracellular solute-binding protein — translation MNTSRRTFLGLVGGGALAAGLAACGSSGPKSTPGSTTGAAAGSGASYWFLTGQPQQGIREAQVKRFNDANSGSQLKTTEFQNDAFKQKIKTAIGAGQGPTLIWGWGGGGLKSYVEANQVEDLTDFFSQNAKLKDSIFPSAFGAATVNGKAYAMPVETVTPIVLFYDKRAFEKAGAEPPKSWGDIMDLVPKFNAKGIAPFSLGGQSRWTNMMWLEFLFDRIGGKEVFQNIYDGKANSWSDPSALKALDEMQKLIKANGFIKGFSSITADSNADQALLFTGKAAMMLHGAWTYGNMKSSGGDFVTGGHLGYMNFPPVDGGKGDPTDTVGNPGQYLSISSKASAADKETAKKFLANNTLDDASVEAWVKSGNIAVAKSSKDKLSAITDKNDSEWLNFVYDTSANAKNFAQSWDQALSPTQAETLLDNIAKLFQLSISPQQFASNMNAVIGQ, via the coding sequence ATGAATACATCCCGTCGTACTTTCCTGGGCCTGGTCGGCGGCGGCGCGCTGGCCGCCGGTCTCGCGGCCTGCGGCAGCTCCGGCCCGAAGAGCACGCCCGGTTCGACCACCGGCGCCGCGGCCGGCAGCGGTGCCAGCTACTGGTTCCTCACCGGCCAGCCCCAGCAGGGCATCCGGGAGGCGCAGGTCAAACGGTTCAACGACGCGAACTCGGGCTCGCAGCTGAAGACCACCGAGTTCCAGAACGACGCGTTCAAGCAGAAGATCAAGACCGCCATCGGCGCCGGCCAGGGCCCGACGCTGATCTGGGGCTGGGGCGGCGGCGGCCTGAAGAGCTACGTGGAAGCCAACCAGGTAGAGGATCTGACCGACTTCTTCAGCCAGAACGCGAAGCTGAAGGACTCGATCTTCCCGTCCGCGTTCGGCGCCGCGACGGTGAACGGCAAGGCGTACGCGATGCCGGTCGAGACGGTGACGCCGATCGTGCTCTTCTACGACAAGCGCGCCTTCGAGAAGGCCGGCGCCGAACCGCCCAAGTCCTGGGGCGACATCATGGACCTGGTGCCCAAGTTCAACGCCAAGGGCATCGCGCCGTTCTCGCTCGGCGGGCAGTCGCGCTGGACCAACATGATGTGGCTGGAGTTCCTGTTCGACCGGATCGGCGGCAAGGAAGTCTTCCAGAACATCTACGACGGCAAGGCGAACAGCTGGTCGGACCCGTCCGCGCTGAAGGCACTGGACGAGATGCAGAAGCTGATCAAGGCGAACGGTTTCATCAAGGGCTTCTCGTCGATCACCGCCGACTCGAACGCGGACCAGGCACTGCTCTTCACCGGCAAGGCGGCGATGATGCTGCACGGCGCCTGGACGTACGGCAACATGAAGTCGTCCGGTGGCGACTTCGTCACCGGCGGGCACCTCGGGTACATGAACTTCCCGCCGGTCGACGGCGGCAAGGGCGACCCGACCGACACCGTCGGCAACCCGGGGCAATACCTGTCGATCTCGTCCAAGGCAAGCGCGGCCGACAAGGAGACCGCGAAGAAGTTCCTTGCCAACAACACCCTTGACGACGCGTCGGTCGAGGCGTGGGTGAAGTCCGGCAACATCGCGGTCGCGAAGAGCTCGAAGGACAAGCTGTCCGCGATCACCGACAAGAACGATTCGGAGTGGCTGAACTTCGTCTACGACACGTCGGCGAACGCGAAGAACTTCGCCCAGTCCTGGGACCAGGCCCTCAGCCCGACCCAGGCCGAAACTCTGCTGGACAACATCGCCAAGCTCTTCCAGCTCTCCATCTCACCCCAGCAGTTCGCGAGCAACATGAACGCAGTGATCGGCCAATGA
- a CDS encoding penicillin-binding protein, whose amino-acid sequence MHRGERRAKRPNVVGSVFVFLLVSALAGALAAGLALPFAGLAGMTTAAAHNSVQYLPQDLQTAPLAQRTTILAADNSTIATLYQQNRTPVTLKQISPIMLKAIVAIEDDRFYQHGALDAKGTLRALLRNKSSGGVQQGGSSITQQYVKLSLVNKARTPEEVKQATNDTYERKIAELRYAIAVEKELSKNEILTRYLNLAFFGDRSYGIDAAAMHYFGVHAAKLNLPQAAMLAGLVKNPKGYDPIDSPKRAKDRRDVVLRRMHELNIITAKQAQDAIKTPVLNPAKVQVVPSGCANSRYPFYCEYVVAKLKANPAFGKTTDERENYIETAGLVVRTSLDPKMQAAAETSIKQHSKAGDQAVAAVSMVEPGTGLVRAMAQSRPYGAKKGQTAYNYNVEKSYPGGFGGFQNGSTMKAFTIAAAIEKTIPTTYRINSPQTLDLSGKAFSTCNGTVSDPNYTPKNSTKTIADPSMVDAAKASTNTYFLQLSQQIGLCPIATVAADLGMYDAQTMKPLKQVPSFTLGSVGLITPVMLSNAYATFAARGMYCTPVVVTSITSLKTNKNISTPGPNCHRVLSPGVADGVNYVLNQVMQNGGTGAKVRFGSSDLAGKTGTINENHAVWFAGYSSKLAGAAVVGDADPPAKDIIGQVFNGKKLKDASGSGTAGPVWETAMQLALQGLPSSKFVKADDKVIRGNVKDLPYLKGMTPADAAAKLLQLGFKPVMSHGDRVDSDAPNGTVAWTTPRQEDGAPEGAIVTLMISNGSKAKTPPPVTPPVTPPVTPPTIKPPTLPCPPWDPRYPKCKRGR is encoded by the coding sequence ATGCACAGAGGCGAGCGGCGAGCCAAGCGGCCGAATGTCGTGGGGTCGGTGTTCGTGTTTCTCCTGGTCAGCGCGCTCGCGGGCGCGCTGGCCGCCGGACTGGCGCTTCCGTTCGCCGGTCTGGCCGGGATGACGACGGCGGCCGCGCACAACAGCGTCCAGTACCTGCCGCAGGATCTGCAGACCGCGCCACTGGCGCAGCGGACCACGATCCTGGCCGCCGACAACAGCACGATCGCGACGCTGTACCAGCAGAACCGGACGCCGGTGACGCTGAAGCAGATCAGCCCGATCATGCTGAAGGCGATCGTCGCGATCGAGGACGACCGGTTCTACCAGCACGGCGCGCTGGACGCGAAGGGCACGCTGCGGGCGCTGCTCCGCAACAAGTCCTCCGGCGGCGTACAGCAGGGTGGATCGAGCATCACCCAGCAGTACGTGAAGCTGAGCCTGGTGAACAAGGCCCGGACGCCCGAAGAGGTGAAGCAGGCCACGAACGACACGTACGAACGCAAGATCGCCGAACTGCGGTACGCGATCGCGGTCGAGAAGGAACTCAGCAAGAACGAGATCCTGACCCGGTACCTGAACCTGGCCTTCTTCGGCGACCGCTCGTACGGGATCGACGCCGCCGCGATGCACTACTTCGGCGTACACGCCGCGAAGCTGAACCTGCCGCAGGCCGCGATGCTGGCCGGTCTGGTGAAGAACCCGAAGGGCTACGACCCGATCGACAGCCCGAAGCGGGCCAAGGACCGCCGTGACGTGGTGCTGCGCCGGATGCACGAGCTGAACATCATCACCGCCAAGCAGGCCCAGGACGCGATCAAGACGCCGGTGCTCAACCCGGCAAAGGTCCAGGTCGTGCCGAGCGGCTGCGCGAACTCGAGGTACCCGTTCTACTGCGAGTACGTGGTCGCCAAGCTGAAGGCGAACCCGGCCTTCGGCAAGACCACCGACGAGCGCGAGAACTACATCGAGACCGCCGGGCTGGTCGTTCGTACCTCCCTCGACCCGAAGATGCAGGCCGCCGCCGAGACCTCGATCAAGCAGCATTCGAAGGCCGGCGACCAGGCCGTCGCCGCGGTCAGCATGGTCGAGCCCGGCACCGGACTGGTCCGGGCGATGGCGCAGAGCCGGCCGTACGGCGCGAAGAAGGGACAGACGGCGTACAACTACAACGTCGAGAAGTCCTACCCCGGCGGCTTCGGCGGTTTCCAGAACGGGTCGACGATGAAGGCGTTCACCATCGCCGCCGCGATCGAGAAGACCATCCCGACCACGTACCGGATCAACTCGCCGCAGACGCTCGACCTGAGCGGCAAGGCGTTCAGCACCTGCAACGGAACCGTCTCGGACCCGAACTACACGCCGAAGAACTCGACCAAGACGATCGCCGACCCGTCCATGGTCGACGCCGCGAAGGCCTCCACCAACACCTACTTCCTGCAGTTGTCCCAGCAGATCGGCCTGTGCCCGATCGCCACGGTCGCCGCGGATCTCGGCATGTACGACGCGCAGACGATGAAGCCGCTCAAGCAGGTGCCGTCCTTCACCCTCGGTTCGGTCGGTCTGATCACGCCGGTGATGCTGTCGAACGCGTACGCGACCTTCGCCGCCCGCGGGATGTACTGCACCCCGGTCGTCGTCACCTCGATCACCTCGCTGAAGACCAACAAGAACATCTCGACGCCGGGTCCGAACTGCCACCGGGTGCTCTCGCCCGGTGTCGCGGACGGCGTCAACTACGTCCTGAACCAGGTGATGCAGAACGGCGGCACCGGCGCCAAGGTGCGGTTCGGCAGCAGTGACCTGGCCGGCAAGACCGGAACGATCAACGAGAACCACGCCGTCTGGTTCGCCGGGTACTCGTCGAAGCTCGCCGGCGCGGCCGTCGTCGGCGACGCCGATCCGCCCGCGAAGGACATCATCGGTCAGGTCTTCAACGGCAAGAAGCTGAAGGACGCGTCCGGCTCCGGCACCGCCGGTCCGGTCTGGGAGACCGCGATGCAGCTGGCGCTGCAGGGCCTGCCGTCGAGCAAGTTCGTGAAGGCCGACGACAAGGTCATCCGCGGCAACGTGAAGGACCTGCCGTACCTGAAGGGCATGACGCCGGCCGACGCCGCGGCGAAGCTCCTCCAGCTCGGCTTCAAGCCGGTCATGTCGCACGGCGACCGGGTCGACTCCGACGCGCCCAACGGCACGGTGGCCTGGACCACGCCGCGGCAGGAGGACGGCGCACCGGAAGGCGCGATCGTCACCCTGATGATCTCGAACGGCAGCAAGGCCAAGACGCCGCCGCCGGTGACGCCTCCGGTCACCCCACCGGTCACGCCGCCGACGATCAAGCCACCGACGCTGCCCTGTCCGCCGTGGGATCCGAGGTACCCGAAATGCAAGCGGGGCAGGTGA
- a CDS encoding NAD-dependent succinate-semialdehyde dehydrogenase, with the protein MYSVTDPVTGVLVEEVANSTDAEVRDAVGRVHGGYAAWRRRDVRERAAIVARAGELFAERADELARIMTLEMGKRVSEGLGEVGIVADIFRYYAEHGPALVADEPIEIKGGQAVISKGPIGALLGIMPWNFPCYQVARFVAPNLVLGNTILLKHASICPRSAAAIEEILSAAGVPRDVYVNTFASSRQIPAILADPRIAGVSLTGSERAGIAVAAEAGKNLKRTVLELGGSDPLIILDTADLDETVNATATARMRNCGQSCNAPKRIIVLAGLYDEYADRLARRVTEYFVPGDPADPATKLPPLASMAAADEVAAQVAKAVEQGATLRAGGNRITPGAYLEATVLTDVTPDMDAYAEEIFGPVAIVFRADDEDDAIRLANDTPFGLGASVWGTNEERNRRVADRIDAGMVYLNRAGGSQADLPFGGIKRSGLGRELGPAGIEEFMNRKSIRLG; encoded by the coding sequence ATGTACTCGGTGACTGATCCGGTGACGGGTGTGCTGGTGGAGGAAGTGGCGAACTCGACGGATGCGGAGGTGCGGGACGCGGTCGGGCGGGTTCATGGTGGGTACGCGGCCTGGCGGCGGCGGGATGTCCGTGAGCGAGCGGCGATCGTGGCGCGGGCGGGGGAGTTGTTCGCGGAGCGGGCGGATGAGCTGGCGCGGATCATGACGCTGGAGATGGGGAAGCGGGTCAGCGAAGGGCTCGGTGAGGTCGGGATCGTCGCCGACATCTTCCGGTACTACGCGGAGCACGGGCCGGCGTTGGTCGCGGACGAACCGATCGAGATCAAAGGCGGCCAGGCGGTGATCAGCAAGGGACCGATCGGCGCGCTGCTCGGGATCATGCCGTGGAACTTCCCGTGCTATCAGGTCGCGCGGTTCGTGGCGCCGAACCTGGTACTGGGCAACACGATCCTGCTCAAACACGCCTCGATCTGTCCGCGGTCGGCGGCCGCGATCGAGGAGATCCTGTCTGCGGCCGGCGTACCGCGTGATGTGTACGTGAACACGTTCGCGTCCAGCCGGCAGATTCCGGCGATCCTCGCGGACCCGCGGATCGCCGGTGTGTCGCTGACCGGAAGCGAACGGGCCGGGATCGCGGTCGCCGCCGAGGCCGGGAAGAACCTGAAGCGGACCGTACTCGAGCTCGGCGGCTCCGACCCGCTGATCATTCTCGACACCGCCGACCTGGACGAGACGGTGAACGCGACCGCGACGGCCCGGATGCGGAACTGTGGTCAGTCCTGCAACGCCCCCAAGCGGATCATCGTCCTCGCCGGCCTGTACGACGAGTACGCCGACCGCCTCGCCAGGCGCGTCACCGAGTACTTCGTACCGGGCGATCCGGCTGACCCGGCGACGAAGCTCCCGCCGCTCGCCTCGATGGCGGCCGCGGACGAGGTTGCCGCCCAGGTCGCGAAGGCGGTCGAGCAGGGCGCGACGCTGCGCGCCGGAGGCAACCGGATCACCCCGGGCGCGTACCTGGAGGCGACCGTGCTGACCGACGTCACGCCGGACATGGACGCGTACGCGGAGGAGATCTTCGGCCCGGTCGCGATCGTGTTCCGGGCCGACGACGAGGACGACGCGATCCGGCTGGCCAACGACACCCCGTTCGGTCTCGGCGCATCGGTGTGGGGTACGAACGAGGAACGCAACCGCCGCGTCGCCGACCGGATCGACGCCGGCATGGTGTACCTGAACCGGGCCGGTGGTTCGCAGGCCGATCTCCCGTTCGGCGGAATCAAGCGTTCCGGTCTGGGCCGTGAGCTCGGACCGGCCGGGATCGAGGAGTTCATGAACCGCAAATCCATCCGGCTCGGCTGA
- a CDS encoding PaaI family thioesterase: MTETQVDRSRTFSWTDPAETAALIGSSTGLETLRAMQEGRLPAPPILRLVGATGFEAEEGKVTVFMPAAEFHYNPLGSVHGGVIATLLDTASGCTVHSTLPAGFGYTSLDLMTRFIKPVTVASGVLRCEGGIISRGRRTAVAESHLYDERGKLLAHATSTCLIFEIP, encoded by the coding sequence ATGACGGAGACTCAGGTGGATCGGAGCCGGACGTTCAGCTGGACGGATCCGGCCGAGACGGCGGCGCTGATCGGCAGCTCGACCGGGCTCGAGACGTTGCGGGCGATGCAGGAAGGCCGGTTGCCGGCGCCGCCGATCCTGCGGCTGGTGGGCGCGACCGGGTTCGAGGCCGAGGAGGGCAAGGTCACCGTCTTCATGCCGGCGGCCGAGTTCCACTACAACCCGCTCGGCTCGGTGCACGGCGGGGTGATCGCGACGCTGCTCGACACGGCCTCCGGCTGCACGGTGCATTCGACCCTGCCGGCCGGCTTCGGGTACACGTCGCTCGACCTGATGACGCGATTCATCAAGCCGGTCACGGTCGCGTCCGGTGTGCTCCGCTGCGAAGGCGGCATCATCAGCCGCGGCCGCCGGACAGCCGTGGCGGAGTCACACCTTTACGACGAGCGCGGCAAGCTGCTCGCGCACGCGACCTCGACCTGCCTGATCTTCGAGATCCCCTAG
- a CDS encoding carbohydrate ABC transporter permease codes for MTATAPPVAPPAGRTASARAGSSAAGRSGPVAWMVLPALLLFVVFGVVPLVGVLVLSFTQWDGLGAIHAAGFSNWKSVLTDPQLPHSILVTFEVMILSWAVQTPVSLLLGTFLAGRQRYRAFLAVLYFIPLLLSSAAIAITYKALLDPNFGLGAGLHLGFLTQDWLGQSNLAIGVVIFIVSWQFVPFHSLIYQGGVRQIPATMYEAASIDGAGRVRQFFSITVPQLKYTIITSSTLMVVGSLTFFDLIFVLTAGGPGDATRVLALDMYKRGFMSNQMGPASVIAALIVLLGLALALLLRRLGGSTTASQQEGA; via the coding sequence ATGACGGCAACCGCTCCGCCTGTCGCGCCCCCGGCGGGCCGTACGGCGTCGGCGCGCGCGGGGTCGTCCGCTGCGGGGCGGAGCGGGCCGGTCGCGTGGATGGTGTTGCCGGCGCTGTTGCTGTTCGTCGTGTTCGGGGTCGTGCCGCTCGTCGGTGTACTCGTGCTGAGCTTCACGCAGTGGGACGGCCTCGGCGCGATTCACGCGGCCGGGTTCTCGAACTGGAAGTCCGTGCTCACCGATCCACAGTTGCCGCACAGCATCCTGGTCACCTTCGAGGTCATGATCCTGTCCTGGGCCGTCCAGACCCCGGTGAGTCTGCTACTCGGTACGTTCCTGGCCGGGCGGCAGCGGTACCGGGCGTTCCTCGCGGTGCTGTACTTCATCCCGTTGCTGCTCAGCTCGGCCGCGATCGCGATCACGTACAAGGCGCTGCTCGACCCGAACTTCGGGCTCGGCGCCGGACTGCACCTCGGGTTCCTCACCCAGGACTGGCTCGGTCAGAGCAACCTCGCGATCGGCGTGGTGATCTTCATCGTGTCCTGGCAGTTCGTCCCGTTCCACTCGCTGATCTACCAAGGTGGCGTCCGGCAGATCCCGGCCACGATGTACGAGGCCGCCTCGATCGACGGCGCCGGCCGGGTCCGGCAGTTCTTCAGCATCACCGTGCCGCAACTCAAGTACACGATCATCACGTCGTCGACGCTGATGGTGGTCGGGTCGCTGACATTCTTCGACCTGATCTTCGTCCTCACCGCGGGCGGTCCTGGTGACGCCACCCGCGTACTCGCCCTGGACATGTACAAACGTGGCTTCATGTCGAACCAGATGGGTCCGGCCAGCGTGATCGCCGCGCTGATCGTGCTGCTCGGTCTGGCGCTGGCCCTGCTGCTGCGGCGGCTCGGCGGAAGTACGACGGCAAGCCAGCAGGAAGGTGCCTGA
- a CDS encoding carbohydrate ABC transporter permease, with product MDRAVRVRKLLRLNWFGGLGGWVWLLIVLIPLYWIVVTSFKDQSAYFTQNPFALPSAPTMTNYQLVIQSDFPRYFLNSVIVTIGTIVPAVAISFMAAYAIIRGAGSKFLAGVNGLFLMGLAIPLQATIIPVYLLIIRMRLYDSLLALILPSIAFSIPLSVLVLSNFIRDVPKELFESMRVDGATEWGMLRGLAFPLTRPALVTVSIYNGLAVWNGFLLPLILTQSPGKRTLPLALWTFQGQYSVNVPAVLASVVLTTLPIVILYAVSRRQLLSGLTAGFSR from the coding sequence ATGGATCGTGCCGTCCGGGTCCGCAAGCTGCTGCGGCTCAACTGGTTCGGTGGACTGGGCGGCTGGGTGTGGCTGTTGATCGTACTGATCCCGCTGTACTGGATCGTCGTCACCAGCTTCAAGGACCAGAGCGCCTACTTCACCCAGAACCCGTTCGCGCTGCCGTCGGCACCGACGATGACGAACTACCAGCTGGTGATCCAGTCCGACTTCCCGCGCTACTTCCTGAACAGCGTGATCGTCACCATCGGCACCATCGTTCCGGCGGTCGCGATCTCGTTCATGGCCGCGTACGCCATCATCCGCGGCGCGGGCAGCAAGTTCCTGGCCGGGGTCAACGGGTTGTTCCTGATGGGTCTGGCGATTCCGCTCCAGGCCACGATCATCCCGGTGTACCTGCTGATCATCCGGATGCGCCTGTACGACAGTCTGCTCGCGCTGATCCTGCCGTCGATCGCGTTCTCGATCCCGCTGTCCGTACTGGTGCTGTCCAACTTCATCCGCGACGTACCGAAGGAACTGTTCGAGTCGATGCGCGTCGACGGCGCGACCGAGTGGGGCATGCTCCGCGGCCTGGCGTTCCCGCTGACGCGACCGGCCCTGGTCACGGTCAGCATCTACAACGGCCTCGCGGTCTGGAACGGCTTCCTGCTCCCGCTGATCCTCACCCAGAGCCCAGGCAAACGCACCCTCCCGCTCGCGCTGTGGACCTTCCAGGGTCAGTACAGCGTCAACGTACCGGCGGTGCTCGCCTCGGTCGTCCTCACCACCCTGCCGATCGTCATCCTGTACGCCGTCAGCCGCCGCCAGCTGCTCAGCGGCCTGACCGCCGGTTTCAGCCGCTGA
- a CDS encoding excalibur calcium-binding domain-containing protein, with product MPTTGTTGAPTRKPTGVPTSAPTDAPTDVPTQGPTWGRTWSPTAGPTTAPTWGPTDGPGRVTPSTPPTTVYYRNCDEVRAAGKAPLYRGDPGYSRELDRNGDGVACGDRGNS from the coding sequence GTGCCGACTACGGGGACGACAGGTGCGCCGACGCGTAAGCCGACTGGTGTCCCGACCAGCGCACCGACTGATGCACCAACTGATGTGCCGACGCAGGGTCCCACCTGGGGCCGGACGTGGAGCCCGACAGCGGGACCGACCACAGCGCCGACCTGGGGTCCGACCGATGGGCCAGGGCGGGTGACCCCGAGCACCCCGCCAACAACCGTGTACTACCGGAACTGCGACGAGGTCCGGGCCGCCGGCAAGGCGCCGCTGTATCGCGGCGACCCCGGCTACTCACGGGAGCTCGACCGCAACGGCGACGGCGTGGCTTGTGGTGACCGCGGCAACTCCTGA